The candidate division KSB1 bacterium DNA window GAGGGCAAGACGCGCCGCGGGACACACCCGCCGTCTGCGAGACCACATGGGACTCCTCCTGGTGAATTTTGCGCAAAGATACGCAGCGATTCACCCAGAGGAAAGATGTGGTTCACCGAGGGGATACAATGCTTGCGCGTCAAACACGCAAACAGACCGGCAATGCCTTTTCGCGGGTTGCGCGGCGGCCGCCTTGCAGTCCGGGACAGCACGGCAGAAGCCCGCACACTGGTGTTGGGAGCACGGGCCGGGCAAGCCTCTCGACACGGAGACCGTGAGCAGCAAAAGTTTTTGCCGCTGATGTGGGAAGAAACTCGGGCCCAACACAAAGCCCCGGCAAAATGCCGGGGCTTTGCTGTTGCTGCCGGAGTTTTTGCTTGTTTCTCAGTCCGTGCAAAATTATGTTGGGCCATGATCGAAATCAAAAAGACCATCACGGTGCGCCACGGGCTGACGCTGGTTTTCACCGGTGACGGCAAGGGCAAGACCACCGCGGCGCTGGGCACGGTGTTGCGTGCCGTGGGTTATGGTTTGCGGGTGTTCATGCTGCAGTTCATCAAGGGCTCGTGGCATTACGGCGAGCTGGAGGGCGCCCGGCTGCTCGCACCCTACTTCACGATCGAGCGCATGGGCAGGGGCTTCTACAAGATTGTCGATGACAAACTGCCGGAGGAGGTGCATCGCCAGGCGGCGGAAGAGGCGGCGGCACGCGCACTTGAAATTCTCCGCAGGGGCGAGTACGACATGGTCATCCTCGATGAAATCAACGTCGCAGTGCAGACCGGCTTGCTGCCGGTGGAGAGGGTGATGGAGATCATTGCCGCCAAGCCCGCTACCTGCCATCTCATTCTCACCGGCCGCGGTGCCCCGCCGGAGGTGATTGCGGCCGCCGATCTCGTCACCGAGATGCGCGAGATCAAGCATCCCTTCCAGCAGGGCAAGCTGGCGCAAAAGGGGGTGGATTTTTGAGGTGTGATCGAAGCACTCCCGCTCTGCTCCTCCCTGACCCCGGTCAATCATCCTGTCTGCCGGCAAACGGT harbors:
- the cobO gene encoding cob(I)yrinic acid a,c-diamide adenosyltransferase, encoding MIEIKKTITVRHGLTLVFTGDGKGKTTAALGTVLRAVGYGLRVFMLQFIKGSWHYGELEGARLLAPYFTIERMGRGFYKIVDDKLPEEVHRQAAEEAAARALEILRRGEYDMVILDEINVAVQTGLLPVERVMEIIAAKPATCHLILTGRGAPPEVIAAADLVTEMREIKHPFQQGKLAQKGVDF